The genomic interval GCTGCGGAAGCTGCTGAAAAGGCTGCCGCTGAAAAGGCCGCCGCTGAAAAAGCCGCCGCCGAAAAAGCCGCGGCAGAAGCTGCTGAAAAAGCCGCCGCCGAAAAGGCCGCTGCTGAAAAGGCCGCTGCTGAAAAGGCTGCCGCTGACAAGGCCGCCGCCGAAAAAGCAGCCGCCGAAAAAACCGCGGCAGAAGCTGCTGAAAAAGCCGCCGCCGAAAAGGCCGCTGCCGAAAAGGCCGCTGCCGAAAAGGCCGCCGCCGAAAAAGCCGCCGCTGAAAAGGCTGCCGCTGACAAGGCCGCTGCCGAAAAAGCCGCCGCCGACAAGGCCGCTGCCGAAAAAGCCGCCGCTGAAAAAGCCGCCGCTGAAAAGGCCGCTGCCGAAAAAGCCGCTGCTGAAAAAGCCGCCGCCGAAAAAGCCGCTGCCGACAAGGCCGCTGCCGAAAAGGCCGCCGCCGAAAAGGCCGCCGCCGAAAAGGCCGCTGCCGAAAAGGCCGCTGCCGACAAGGCCGCTGCCGACAAGGCCGCTGCCGAAAAGGCCGCCGCCGAAAAAGCCGCCGCGGACAGGAAGGCTGCGGCCGACAGGAAGGCTGCGGAGAAGGCCAAGCGCGCGGACGCCGAGGCGAAGGGCCATGCCGCCGCGGCGGCGCCCGAGTCGCGCTCCCCCGACGCGACGTCGAGAAACCTCGCCCTCGAGATCGCGGCCAAGAAGGCAGCGACGACCGTGGTCACGAGCCCCACCGTCGACGACGGCCGCAAGGACGCCAAAAAAGAGCGGAACAAGCGCAAGGCCGAGGCCAAACGCGACAAGCAAAAGGCCAAGGCCGAGGCCGTCTCCGCGGCCCAAAAGAAGAAAAAAGGGCGCCCTGCCCACCGCGCCGAGCCCGAGCCCAAGCCCAAAGCCGAGGCCCCGAAGGCGGCTTCCGAGGTGGTCAAGGCCGCGCCGAGCAAGGCGGCTCCCACGAAGGCCACACCGAAGCCCAAACCGAACGTCGTCGAGGCCGCCCCCGTCGCCCCCCGCTCGAACGACGGCGCGAGCAAGTCGGCCGAGCCCAAGGCGCTCGCGAAGCCCGAGACCCCTTTCCCGTGGCCCATCGCGGCCATCGTGGCGGTCGCCGTGATCGCGTTCGCCGCCTACTTCCTCACGAAGTAGGCCCCTCCCCTCGCGCCTCCGCGCACCACGTTGAAGCCCGCGCGTGCGGGCTGATAGGCTCCCCGCGATGAAACAAGACCTCTTTCTCCGTGCGTGCAGGCGCGAGCCGACCGAACGAACCCCCGTGTGGATGATGCGCCAGGCGGGTCGGTACATGCCGGAGTACCGCGCGCTCCGCGAGAAGCACTCGATGCTCGAGCTGTGCAAAAACCCGGAGCTCGCGACCCAGGTCACGCTTCAGCCGATGGTGCACGGCATGGACGCGGCGATCCTCTTCGCCGACATCTTGCTCCCGCTCGAGCCCATGGGAGCGCCGTTCGACTTCGCGAAGGGCGAGGGCCCGGTCGTGCACAAGCCGGTGCACACGAAGGCCGACGTCGACGCGCTGCGGGTCATCGAGCCGGACGAGGGCCTCGGCTACGTTCTCGACGCCATTCGCATGCTCAAGAAAGAGCTGAAGGTGCCCCTCATCGGGTTCGCCGGAGCGCCCTTCACCCTCGCGAGCTACCTCATCGAGGGCGGAAAGAGCGCGCACTTCGCCAAGACGAAGACGCTCATGTACGCCGAGCCCGAGACCTTCAAGACCCTCATGGGCAAGCTCTCCGAGGTCGTTCGCCGCTTCCTCCGCGCGCAGGTCGCCGCCGGCGCCGACGCCATCCAGCTCTTCGACTCGTGGGTCGGCCAGCTCTCCCGCGCCGACTACGAGGAGCACATCCTTCCCCACGTGTCGCACATCCTCAAAGACGTGGAATCGTTGGGAGTTCCGGTGATCCACTTCGGCACGGGGACCTACCACCTGCTCGACCTCCAGCGGCGGGCGGGCGGCACGGTGCTCGGGCTCGACTGGCGAACGCCCTTCGCCGAGGGCTGGGAGCGCATCGGCCACGACCGGGGCGTCCAAGGGAACCTCGACCCGACGGTGCTCTTCGCGCCGCGCGAGGTCGCCGAGAAACACGCCGCGCGTGTCCTCGAGGCCGCTGCGGGCAGGCCGGGGCACATCTTCAACCTCGGTCACGGCATCTTGCCGGGGACGCCGGTCGACACCGTGAAAGCCGTCGTCGACTTCGTGCATCGAACGTCCGCGCGCTGAACCGCGCGAAAGGAACGTCATGCCCCAAGGTCTCGTCGTCATCGCTCACGGCACGGTCGACTCGCTCGACGACATCCCCGCGTTCTTGACGAACATCCGGAGGGGCCACGCTCCCCCCCAAGAGCTCGTCGACGAGGTGACCCGCCGGTACCGTGCGATCGGCGGGAAATCGCCTCTCAACGACACGACGCGCGCGGTCGCGGAGAAGCTCGCCGTCGCGACCGCGCTCCCCGCCCGGGCCTGCGGGCGCCTCTTCGCGCCCTACCCTCGTCAGGCCATCGACGAGCTCTTTGCCCTCGGGGTCGACGAGCTCGTCGTGGTCCCGCTGGCGCAGCACTCGGCGCCGCTCTACGTCGACGCTGTGCGCGCGGCCGTGCGGGAGTCCTCGAGGCCCGAGACGCCGGTCGTCGGGCCGGCGAACTACGGGCGCGAGCCGCGCTTGGTCCGCGTGTTCGCCGACCGCGTCGAGCGCGCGCTCCGCGAGATCCCCGCCGACGAGCTCGCCACGACCTCGGTCGTGTTCACCGCGCACAGCCTCCCCGTCGCCGTGGTGCGCGCCGGCGATCCGTACGAGGCCGAGTTCAGGGCCTCGGTCGAGCTCGTCGACGCCGCCGTCCGTGTACGTCCCGGGATGACCTCGGTGTGCTTCCAGAGTCAGGGCATGAGCCAGGGTCCGGGCGGGCGTCCGGTCGAGTGGATGGGTCCGGACCTGCGGAAGGCGCTCGAGCACGAGAAGGCCCGCGGGGCGAAGCGGGTCGTGATCGCCCCGATCGGCTTTTTGGCCGACCACGTGGAGATCCTCTACGATCTGGATATCGAAGCGCGCGCGTGGGCCGAAGAGCTCGGGCTCGTGCTCTCGCGGACGGCCTCGCTCAACGCCGACGACACGTTCATCGACGCGCTGGTCGCCGTGATCTCGCCCTACCTCGCTCTCCCACGCACCTCCACCGACCAAGCCCCCGGACCTGCATGAAACGAAAAGAGCGAGTGGTCGTCGTGGGGGGAGGCATCACCGGCCTTACGACGGCCTATGCTCTCGAAAAAGCGGGGGACGACGTCGACGTCGTGGTGCTCGAGGCCTCGTCGAGGCTCGGCGGGAACATCGTCACGCAGACGCATCAGGGCTTCACCATCGACGGTGGCCCCGACTCGTGGGTCGCGACGAAGCCCTACGCGACCGCCCTCGCGAAGGAGCTCGGCCTCGGCGACGAGCTCATCGCCACCATCCCCGAGAACCGCAAGGTTTACATCGCGCACGAGGGGCGTCTCCACCCGATGCCCGAGGGCGTGATGCTCGGCGTGCCCACGGAGGTGCGCCCGATCGTGGAGTCCGAGCTCTTCACGTGGGACGCGAAGCTCCGCATGGGCCTCGAGCTCGTCGTGCCCCGCCGCATCTTCCACGGCGATCGCGACGACGAGACGGTGTCGAGCTTTCTCCAGCGGCGTTTCGGCGACCAGCTAGCCGATCGCCTCGCGGGCCCCCTCCTCGGAGGCATCTTCGCGGGAGAGGCCGACGCGATCTCGATCCGCGCGGCGTTCCCTCAGCTCGTCGCCGCGGAGCGCGAGCATGGCTCTCTCATCGTGGCCATGCGCAAGCAGATGGCCGCGCGGCGCGCGGCGTCGGCGTCGAAGTCGGGCGGAGGCTCGGCGTTCCTGTCGCTGAAGCGTGGCATGGGCGATCTCGTGGTGAACCTCGCGCACCGCATCTCGTCCGAAATCCTCACCGACACGAAGGCGCTCGCCATCACCGCGACCGAGCCCGGAGATCCGCGCGGACGGTTCCGTGTCTTCGTCCGAGGTCGGCCTCGGATCTTCGCGGACCACGTCGTGCTCACGGGCCCGGCGCACGCCACGAAGCCCCTGCTGGAGCCGCTCGATCCCGCGTTCGGCCCGGCGTTCGACGGCTTCGACTACTCGTCCACCGCCACCGTGTTCCTCGCGTACAAGCGCAAAGACATCGACCACCCGCTCGATGCGTCGGGGTACATCGTCCCGCGATCGTCGGGGCGCGCGGCGCTCGCGAGCACGTGGATCGGATCGAAGTGGGAAAACCGCGTCCCCGGCGGACAAGCGCTCCTCCGTGTGTTTTTCGGCGGCGATGGGCGCGAAGATCTCCTCACGATGCCCGACGACGAGCTCGCTCGCCTCGCCGAAGCCGAGCTGGGCGCGTTCCTCAAGATTTCTGGAAAACCTCTGTTTTTCCGCACATTTAGATACAACAAGGCGAGCCCTCAGCCGCGCGTCGGTCACCTCGCGCGGATGGCGGAGCTCCGAAAGCACCTCGCGAGCTTTCCCGGGCTCTACGTCGCCGGCAACGGGTACGACGGCATCGGGATCCCGGAGTGCATCCGCCAAGCACGCGAGGTGGCGGCCACGATCCGAGCCTCCCGCGCGCCGCTGGACGCGTCCCATCGCCCCACCGACGACGCCCTCGCCACGCGAGCCTCGGTGCTCCCGCCGGGCTCGGTCGGCCGCGCGAGCTGACCTCGCACGAACGCGCCTTCCCGAGGCCGACGAAACGAGCGACGATGCCGGGTCGTCGCGCACGCCTCTTTCACGCCCCGAAGGACCTATGGCCAAGAAGCTCCTCTATACGATCGCCTCGTACAAGTACCTCGAGCCCGCGTTCCTCGCCGAAGGGCACTTCGAGCTGGGCGCCATCGAGCGAAAGACCTTCCCCGACGGCGAACGCTACCTTCGTTTGCTCTCGGACGCCTGGGGGCGCGACGTGGTGCTGCTCGGTGGTACCCCGAGCGATCTCGATTGGCTCGAGATCTACGACCTCGGCTGCGCCATCTCGCGGGCCGGGGCGCGCTCGCTCGACATCGTGATGCCGTACTTCGGCTACGGCACCATGGAGCGCGCCGTGTACCCCGGCGAGGTCGTCACGGCCAAGACCCGCGCGCGGCTCGTGTCGTCGATCCCCGGGTGCGAGGGCGGCTCGCGCGTCTACCTCTTCGACCTCCACACGGACGGCATCGAGTTCTACTTCCAAGACGAGCACGTCACCCATCACCTCTACGGCGCTCCGATCGTCACCGAGCTCGTGCGGCGCACCATGGGCTCGACCCCGTTCGTGCTCGGCGCCACCGACGCAGGGCGCGCGAAGTGGGTGCAGAGCCTCGCGCGCACGCTCGATGTGGAGCCGGCCTTCGTCTACAAGACCCGCGACTCGTCATCGGGTGCGCTCGCGGTCACGGGGATCAACGCGGATGTCCGCGGCAAGGACGTCGTCGTGTACGACGACATGATCCGAACCGGCTCGTCGCTCATCCAGGCCGGTCGCGCCTACCTCCAAGCGGGCGCTGCGCGCGTGCACGCGGTCGCGAGCCACCTCGTGCTCCCCGGTGAGTCTCTCGAGAAGCTGCGGGCGTCGGGCGTGTTCGCGTCGATCCGCGGCACCGACTCGCACCCCGGCAGCCAGAAGCTCCCGAAAGAAGACGTGTGGTCGGTGGCCGAGCTCATGTCGAGCGCCCTGATGCGGTCGGGCGTGCCCCGCTCGATCGCGGCCCCACGGCTGTAAGTAGCTAGAAGCTAAGGCATTTCAGGCCGCCTCGCGCGCCGCTCGCTCTCGGCGTAGGGCGAGGAGCTCGTGCTCGGAGTGCGCCGAGAACACGCGCACGTCCGCGTGATCCCGGGCGATGTCGCGCAGGACCGCTTGGTTTTGGACGCGCAGCCGATCGTCGAACGCGACGAGCGACTGAAACGCGCGGAGACCCGCAGGGCACCTCGGGGACGCGGCCATCTCTTCGTGGTGGAAGTAGGCGTCCCCAGCGTGGAGGAGGTAGCCCTCCCCGTCCCGAACGGCGACGGCGACGTGCCCGCGGGAGTGGCCGACCGTGGGCACGAGCAGGACGTCGTCGGAGAGCGCACGCACGGCGCCGAGGCCACGCCACGTGTCCCCCTCGAGCGAATAACGCCGCCACTTCGGCCCGTGGGAGAGCTGGAGCGCGCGGTAGCGTCGTCGCTCTGCCAACGTGGGCCCGTCCATCGCCGCGTGGTGCTCGGGCTCGTAGACGTGGACGGTCGCGTCGGGAAAGTCCGAGAGCCCGCCGGCGTGATCGAGGTCGAGGTGCGTGACGACGATGTCGCGCACGTCCCTCCGGTCGAATCCGAGCCGTTCGACGTGGGCGAGCGCGGTCTCTTCGCGCGCGAGCCGTGGGCGGGTCAAGCCGAGGAAAAGGGACCCGAGCCGCTCTCGGGGGCGCTCGATGTCTTCCGTGCCGAAGCCCGTGTCGACGAGGACGAGGCCATCGGCACGCTCGACGAGCAGGCAGTGCGCGACGAGCCGCTCGGGCGCGAGAGCCCCTCCGAACGCGCCCCCCGCGAAGGGACACATGGTGCCGCAGTCGAGGTGGTGAATGGTGGTCATGCGCGCCTCTTCGAGGGACGTGGCCCACCTGCGTGACCGCTCGGCCCGGCGCTCCCTTTCCCTCCGCGTTTCGGAGGCGTGTCGCGCGCCGCGGACGACTTGGGACGTCGAGCGACCGCGGCCACCGAGCCCTCCCCGTGCGCGTGATCGTGCGCGTGCGAATGCGCGTGATCGTGAGGGTGGTCGTGGGGGTGATCGTGGGCGTGCGCGTGCGTATGGCCGTCGTGCTCGTGCACGTGAGCGTGCCCGGTGCCTTTCCGCGCGACGTCGGTCACCATCTCGAGCCCGCCTTGTTTCACCCCGCGCGTCGCGAGCATCTTGTGGGCCGCGCCCTTCACGACGTCGGCGGCCCCGCGCATGACGATGACCTCGAGGCAGTGGTCGTCGTCGAGGTGGACGTGCATGGTGGAACGCACCGCGTCCCCGAGGCCGTGCTGAACCTCGGTGAGCTTCTCCGTGAGGTCGCGCACGTGATGGTCGTAGACGAGCGTGAGCGCCGCGACGCACGGCTCGCCCTTGCGCACCTTCTGCTTCGACACCTCGGCGCGCACGAGATCCCTCAGGATCTCGGAGCGGGTCGTCCCTCGGGCCTCGACGAGGGCGTCGAGCTCGGTGAGGAGCGTGTTTTCCATGGCGACCCCGAACCGGACGAGCACGTCTTTCATCGCGTGGGCCGCATCTTAGCTGGAAAGCCGGGCCACCTTCGCAGTAAGAAACGGCCACGCGGAGCGCACCCGTGGCCACGGGTGCGGCCAAACCCGCCGAAAGTAAGGCGTTTCGTGAAGTTCGTCGACGTTTGCGAAGTGAAGGTCCACGCGGGGCGAGGCGGCAACGGCGCCATCGCGTTCCGGAGGGAAAAGTACGTCCCGTTCGGGGGCCCCGCCGGGGGCGACGGCGGGCGCGGTGGCGACGTCGTCTTCCGGACCGACTCGGGCCTCTCCACGCTGCTCGACCTCACCTACGCCCACTCGCTGCGGGCGAAGGACGGAGAGAACGGCCACGGCTCCGACTGCTACGGCCGCGGCGCCGAGGACCTCGTCTGCCGCGTCCCCGTCGGAACGCAGGTGTTCGACGCCGACACGGGCGAGCTCCTCTTCGATCTCACCGAGGGCGAGGTCGACACGGTCGTCGCCAAAGGCGGGCGCGGAGGGCGCGGGAACATCCACTTCGCGACCGCGCAGGATCGCGCCCCGCGTCGCGCCGAGCCGGGCGAGCCGGGAGAAGAACGCGCCTTTCGGCTCGAGCTCAAGGTGCTGGCCGACGTCGGGCTCCTCGGGTTCCCGAACGTCGGGAAATCCACGTTCGTGCGCGCCGTCTCTCGCGCGCGCCCCAAGGTGGCCGACTACCCCTTCACGACGCTCGTCCCTCACCTCGGCGTCGTGCGCATCGACGACGAGGCCTCTTTCGTCATCGCCGACATCCCCGGCCTCATCCCGGGCGCGGCCGAGGGCGCGGGCCTCGGCCACCGCTTCTTGAAGCACGTCGAGCGCACGCGCGCGCTCCTCCACCTCGTGACGCTCGATCCTGGCGAGGGCCGTGATCCGGTCGCCGACTACGACGCGCTCAAGAAGGAGCTCCGGACGTTCGATCCGGAGCTGGCCAAGCGCCCCACGATCGTGGCGCTCGCGAAGGCCGACCTCCCCGAAGTGAAAGAGGCCTACCCCGAGCTTCGTGCGCGCTTCGCCAAGAAGAAGATCAAGCTCCACCTCGTGTCGGCGGCCACCCACGAGGGCATGAAGGAGCTCGTGCAACGCCTCTACGAGCTCGTCCTCGAAGGTCGACGCGAGGCCGCCCTCGCCGCCAAGAAGGCATGAGCGAGGGCTCGCTCGAGCCCACCCCGAGGCGCCTCGAGCGGGCGCGGAGGGAAGGCGATTTCGGGGCCTCGGGGGCCATCGGCTCGGCGCTCGCATGGCTCGTCGGGCTCGCCCTCGTCCCTCCCCTCGCCGCCGCGATCGTGAGCGAGGCCCGCGCCCGGATCGGGGCCGCCATCGACGTCGCCAAGCTCGAGGCCCCCGCCGTCTCCGGTCGGGAGGCGATGCTCGCGTTCGCGCAAACCATGGCCCTCGTCGGGCCCTTCGTCCTCGTCGCGGCCCTCGTGGCAGCCTTGGCAACGCTCGTCGAGACCAAGTTCGGGTTCGCCCCGGCGCGGCTCTTCTCCGGCCCTCGGGGTGGCGGTGGAACAGCGGGACTCGGGGGCCGTGTCGCGCGCGGCGCCGTCGCCGCAACCGTCGCGGTCGCGCTCGCGCTCGGCCTGCTCCGTGCTCTGGCGCTCCCGGCCGCGCACGTTTCCACCCCCTCACTCCACGGCGACCTGACGCGGCTCGAGGCGC from Myxococcales bacterium carries:
- a CDS encoding histone H1-like repetitive region-containing protein, which produces MPRISTTVPKPEGSSAIALETLESGWGSTPDVNEAAAAMAAAEKAAAEKAAADKAAADKAAAEAAEKAAAEKAAADKAAAEAAEKAAAEKAAAEAAEKAAAEKAAADKAAADKAAADKAAADKAAADKAAADKAAAEAADKAAADKAAAEKAAAEAAEKAAAEKAAAEKAAAEKAAAEAAEKAAAEKAAAEKAAAEKAAADKAAAEKAAAEKTAAEAAEKAAAEKAAAEKAAAEKAAAEKAAAEKAAADKAAAEKAAADKAAAEKAAAEKAAAEKAAAEKAAAEKAAAEKAAADKAAAEKAAAEKAAAEKAAAEKAAADKAAADKAAAEKAAAEKAAADRKAAADRKAAEKAKRADAEAKGHAAAAAPESRSPDATSRNLALEIAAKKAATTVVTSPTVDDGRKDAKKERNKRKAEAKRDKQKAKAEAVSAAQKKKKGRPAHRAEPEPKPKAEAPKAASEVVKAAPSKAAPTKATPKPKPNVVEAAPVAPRSNDGASKSAEPKALAKPETPFPWPIAAIVAVAVIAFAAYFLTK
- the hemE gene encoding uroporphyrinogen decarboxylase, which codes for MKQDLFLRACRREPTERTPVWMMRQAGRYMPEYRALREKHSMLELCKNPELATQVTLQPMVHGMDAAILFADILLPLEPMGAPFDFAKGEGPVVHKPVHTKADVDALRVIEPDEGLGYVLDAIRMLKKELKVPLIGFAGAPFTLASYLIEGGKSAHFAKTKTLMYAEPETFKTLMGKLSEVVRRFLRAQVAAGADAIQLFDSWVGQLSRADYEEHILPHVSHILKDVESLGVPVIHFGTGTYHLLDLQRRAGGTVLGLDWRTPFAEGWERIGHDRGVQGNLDPTVLFAPREVAEKHAARVLEAAAGRPGHIFNLGHGILPGTPVDTVKAVVDFVHRTSAR
- the hemH gene encoding ferrochelatase; translated protein: MPQGLVVIAHGTVDSLDDIPAFLTNIRRGHAPPQELVDEVTRRYRAIGGKSPLNDTTRAVAEKLAVATALPARACGRLFAPYPRQAIDELFALGVDELVVVPLAQHSAPLYVDAVRAAVRESSRPETPVVGPANYGREPRLVRVFADRVERALREIPADELATTSVVFTAHSLPVAVVRAGDPYEAEFRASVELVDAAVRVRPGMTSVCFQSQGMSQGPGGRPVEWMGPDLRKALEHEKARGAKRVVIAPIGFLADHVEILYDLDIEARAWAEELGLVLSRTASLNADDTFIDALVAVISPYLALPRTSTDQAPGPA
- the hemG gene encoding protoporphyrinogen oxidase; translation: MKRKERVVVVGGGITGLTTAYALEKAGDDVDVVVLEASSRLGGNIVTQTHQGFTIDGGPDSWVATKPYATALAKELGLGDELIATIPENRKVYIAHEGRLHPMPEGVMLGVPTEVRPIVESELFTWDAKLRMGLELVVPRRIFHGDRDDETVSSFLQRRFGDQLADRLAGPLLGGIFAGEADAISIRAAFPQLVAAEREHGSLIVAMRKQMAARRAASASKSGGGSAFLSLKRGMGDLVVNLAHRISSEILTDTKALAITATEPGDPRGRFRVFVRGRPRIFADHVVLTGPAHATKPLLEPLDPAFGPAFDGFDYSSTATVFLAYKRKDIDHPLDASGYIVPRSSGRAALASTWIGSKWENRVPGGQALLRVFFGGDGREDLLTMPDDELARLAEAELGAFLKISGKPLFFRTFRYNKASPQPRVGHLARMAELRKHLASFPGLYVAGNGYDGIGIPECIRQAREVAATIRASRAPLDASHRPTDDALATRASVLPPGSVGRAS
- a CDS encoding ribose-phosphate pyrophosphokinase, with amino-acid sequence MAKKLLYTIASYKYLEPAFLAEGHFELGAIERKTFPDGERYLRLLSDAWGRDVVLLGGTPSDLDWLEIYDLGCAISRAGARSLDIVMPYFGYGTMERAVYPGEVVTAKTRARLVSSIPGCEGGSRVYLFDLHTDGIEFYFQDEHVTHHLYGAPIVTELVRRTMGSTPFVLGATDAGRAKWVQSLARTLDVEPAFVYKTRDSSSGALAVTGINADVRGKDVVVYDDMIRTGSSLIQAGRAYLQAGAARVHAVASHLVLPGESLEKLRASGVFASIRGTDSHPGSQKLPKEDVWSVAELMSSALMRSGVPRSIAAPRL
- a CDS encoding MBL fold metallo-hydrolase encodes the protein MTTIHHLDCGTMCPFAGGAFGGALAPERLVAHCLLVERADGLVLVDTGFGTEDIERPRERLGSLFLGLTRPRLAREETALAHVERLGFDRRDVRDIVVTHLDLDHAGGLSDFPDATVHVYEPEHHAAMDGPTLAERRRYRALQLSHGPKWRRYSLEGDTWRGLGAVRALSDDVLLVPTVGHSRGHVAVAVRDGEGYLLHAGDAYFHHEEMAASPRCPAGLRAFQSLVAFDDRLRVQNQAVLRDIARDHADVRVFSAHSEHELLALRRERAAREAA
- the nikR gene encoding nickel-responsive transcriptional regulator NikR, which gives rise to MKDVLVRFGVAMENTLLTELDALVEARGTTRSEILRDLVRAEVSKQKVRKGEPCVAALTLVYDHHVRDLTEKLTEVQHGLGDAVRSTMHVHLDDDHCLEVIVMRGAADVVKGAAHKMLATRGVKQGGLEMVTDVARKGTGHAHVHEHDGHTHAHAHDHPHDHPHDHAHSHAHDHAHGEGSVAAVARRPKSSAARDTPPKRGGKGSAGPSGHAGGPRPSKRRA
- the obgE gene encoding GTPase ObgE, producing the protein MKFVDVCEVKVHAGRGGNGAIAFRREKYVPFGGPAGGDGGRGGDVVFRTDSGLSTLLDLTYAHSLRAKDGENGHGSDCYGRGAEDLVCRVPVGTQVFDADTGELLFDLTEGEVDTVVAKGGRGGRGNIHFATAQDRAPRRAEPGEPGEERAFRLELKVLADVGLLGFPNVGKSTFVRAVSRARPKVADYPFTTLVPHLGVVRIDDEASFVIADIPGLIPGAAEGAGLGHRFLKHVERTRALLHLVTLDPGEGRDPVADYDALKKELRTFDPELAKRPTIVALAKADLPEVKEAYPELRARFAKKKIKLHLVSAATHEGMKELVQRLYELVLEGRREAALAAKKA
- a CDS encoding EscU/YscU/HrcU family type III secretion system export apparatus switch protein, with translation MSEGSLEPTPRRLERARREGDFGASGAIGSALAWLVGLALVPPLAAAIVSEARARIGAAIDVAKLEAPAVSGREAMLAFAQTMALVGPFVLVAALVAALATLVETKFGFAPARLFSGPRGGGGTAGLGGRVARGAVAATVAVALALGLLRALALPAAHVSTPSLHGDLTRLEALATRPLAWVSLAVLVSAVGSTFVAHKAHRARLRMTPREVDDERRAGEGDPEVKAARRRVAEQIFSKIPLSGLPAETSACISHGATAIVVSWTPELDPAPRLVRKAVGRGAETLVAEALAVGLRVATDEALTVALSRLSHGELVGEGLYDPLAELFATRAAVTARS